The DNA sequence AGGGCAGGTGGAACACGGCCGTGTCGCGCAGGTACACGTTGTCCAGCTGGCGGAAGTATGGCGGCACGTTGGGCAACTCCGGCGCGGATCGCTCCAGCACCACGTTGATCGGGCCGTTGACCGCCTTGCCGATGTTGTGCACCACGGCCTTTACGGCGAAGGTGTCCACCTCGGCGGTGACGTAGGCGGGGTCGAAGATCACGTCCTGCAACTCGATGTGGTAGTCCGGCAGCGGCCAGGAGTTGAGCACCAGGGTGGGGTCGCCCTGCAGGGTGAAAGTGTGCACGTTGTTCTGGCGCACGATGTCCATGGCCTCACTGAGCTGCGTGAAGCCCGCATGGCGCATGTGCTCGCCAATGCTCTTGCCGTAGTTCAGCTGGCTGAAGCTGCGATAGAAATGATTCGTGTACTGCGACAGATAGAGCGTGTAGCCCACATCCACCGAGGCCAGGAACGCGATGGGGCCATGCCCCGGCATCAGCGTCCACTGCTCGCTGTTGCTGAAGTTGTCGTTCATGTGGATGTTGCCGATGTAGCACGAGTTTCCGATCACCAGCGGGTGGCGACCGCCCCAGTCGTAGTTGCTGGGGTCGTCGATGGTGATGTCGAAACCGTTGGCGAAGGCGTGCGCGATGAAGGTCATCACCGTCACGCCCTCCTCGATCTTGGCGCGCACCGAATCGGCCGCCGCCTGCTGGAACACGTCCGAGGAGGTCTTCTTGAAGGTGGTGACGTCGCCACCGAAACAGGTGTCCTCGGCGATGGCCTTGAAACCATTGAGCAGGTTCTGGTGCAGGACACTTTCCGCCGCGTTCACCCCACCAGCGAAGTGCAGGATGTTCTTCATCCATGCCGCGCGCGGTTGCGCTTCCAGCGCGGCCACCTTGTCGCGGTAGGCCAGCACTTGCGCGGGCGTCTCGGCGCTCAGCCGGCCCACGGGGATCTCCATGCGCCGGAAGTCGCCACGCAGGCCGATGGTGATGCACGGATCGCTCACCGGCCAGCCGAAGCCAGGCACCAGGCAGCGCTGATAGGCGTCGCCAAAGGCGGGCCTGTAGCCCTGGGAACCCGCGTTGATGTGCGGTGCCTGCACCGACTTGCCGATGAGGAAGAGCGCGCGCGGATCGGTGCTCCACTGGTCCAGCACGTATTTGCTGAAGGCGCGGATGGCCAGACCATGCTTGGGCACCCCGCCCGCGAACTGGTCGTAGAGCTCATCGATCTCCACCACCACCACGGGCATGCGGCGGTCCACATCCACGGTGTAGGCCAGGTTCTCCCGGTAGTGCGCGTATTCCAGCGCGCCGGACATCAGCGACTCGTGCGTCACGATGATCATCGCCGAGTCCTGCTCCAGGGTGCGGTAGTCGGTGAAATAGCCCGTGCCATTCACAGGCTCCAGCGCCGCCACGTTGGTGATGAGCCCTTGTGCGAAGATGTAGCCCTGCGTCTCCGGCTCGCTTGGGTGCATGGGTATCAAGGTCCGCCAGAAATTGCTCTGGAACGTGGGGATGATGCGGCGCACCGTGTCGCCATAGGCATACATGATGGGCACGCCCGCCCAGCTGTGGAACTGGAAGAACACGATGTCCTCCCCGGGCTGTTTCGGCAACCACGCGCGCATGCTGTTCGAGCTGTGCATGTGGATGTTCTTCGCGTACCGGATGGTGGTGTTGCTCACCGCCTGGCGGTCGATGTATCCGGGATTGGTATAGCCGATCTGGCCCGGCGCGGTCAGGTCATTCAACACGCGATAGCGGATGGCGATGCTGCTGGACATCGCCGCGACGGGTATCTCGAAGGTTTTCCTGATCGCCTTGAAACCCCTGTAGATGGTATCCAGCGCCAACTCGCCGGGCGCCGGGCCATAGCGGATCTGCAGATGGTGGTCATCACTTTGGGCACTGCCCGGATTGTTCACGCCCACGGCCACAATGGTCACCTGGGGCGCAGGGGCATCGGCGCCCAGGTATGGCTGCGGCGTGGCCATGCCCACGGTCTGTTCAGGAGCACCCGGCGCTACCAGGTCCGTGGTATGCGTGTAACCCTCGGCCTCGGAATAGAAGCCACTGCTCACCGCCGCGCCACTGTTCTCCACGAAGGCGCCGGCCCGGTACCGGCCATGCTGCGAGAAGAACGCCTCCCCGACGTACCAAGTGCGCGGCGTGTAGGACGCGAAGTCCGTGTTCACGTAATTCACGATCCGCTTCTTCTCGGCATCAGGATCCCAGGTGAGGAAATAGCGGATCGTATCGTTGAAGAAGCTGTACGTGGGGTTGAAGAGCCAGGCGGGGTTCTGGAAGAGCCGCACATCGATCCACGCGTCGTTCTTCATGGCGCGGAACTCGATGAAATCGCTGGAGTTGAACTCACCGTCCGCCTCCCCCTCCACATAGATGGGCACCTGCTGCTCGCGGCTGAAGAGCATCAGATGCCGGGGGTCCACGGTGGCCACGGGAAAACCGCTCTGCGCCAGCGCGGCCGAATCGATCCGCATGATGCCATCGGCCACCACGCTGAAACGCCAGTACTGGCGCGTGTGGTCGATCCATTCGTTGCCGTAAGGCCCCTGCGCCAAGCCCGCCAGGGCATGGACGATGCAAAGGACCGGCAACAACCTACGGATCATGACGCGGGCCGCTTGAACAGATCGAAGCGCAGGGAGAAGATGTTGGAGTAGAGCGCCACGCTGTTGTCACCGATGTCGGTGAGGGCATAGTCGATGGCCACGCTCTTGATCTTCAGACCCAGACCCAGGTTGGGCTGCATGGTAAGCTGCCTGCGGTCGGTGATATCGGTGACATACTGGAAGTAGCTGAGGCCGGTGCGCACATACACCACGTTGGCATAGCCCACCTCCAGGCCCACGCGCGGGTCGCAGCTCCAGGTATCGCTGGCGATGAGGGTGTTGCGGCGGCCGTCGAAGGTGTTCTCCAGGTCCAGCGCGGCGATCAGGTTGAACTTCTCGCCGAAGCGGAACTCGCGCGCGGCGCCGAGCATCATGCGCGGCAGGGTCACCTCCACGCTGTTCTCAGGGATCTCGTTGCCCGTGGTCATGAACACGTCCACGGTGCGCTGATCCAGGGTGTAGCTCCAGGCGTTGAAGGTGCCGGTGACATCGCGCGCCACGGCGGCGAAGCGCCAGCGGTCGCGGTCGTATTGCAGACCGCCGTCCAGCCCGAAGCCCCAGGCCTGTCCGAACTGGCCCACACGGCGGTAGATCACCTTGGCGTTGCCGCCGATCCGCAGGCCCGGCACACGCAGCTTGCGCGCGTAGGTGACCAGGAAGGCATGGTCGGCGCTGCTGAAGGAGGTGATGCGATCGTAGTCGATGTTCCCCGAGGGATCGATCAGGTCGATGGTGTTGGGGATGTTGTCGATGCCGAAGCGGATGAAGGTGATGCCGATGGTGCTCATCGAGTCGATCGGCCGCGCCAGGCCCACATAGTCGTACTTGGCGATGCCGGCGAAATACTCGCTATGCATCACACCCACCTGCAGATCGCCCTGCACCCCCAGTATGCCGGCGGGGTTCCAGTAGCCGCTGGTCACATCGTTCACCACGCTGGTGAAGGCGCTGCCCATGCCCAGGGCACGGGCGCCCACGCCGATGGCCAGGAACTCGTTGCTGTACTTGGGAGCGTCCAGCCCACCACCGGAACTTTCGCCGCCCGATTGGGCCAGCGCGCCGATAGGCAGGGTGATCAGAAGCATCGCGGCGCTGCGCACGCCCATCGTCCGGAAGGTCATCATCGGCTCTGGTATTGACGCAGCTATTAACACAAGGTGGCCCCGATCATTGCCCCGAAATTAGTTTGGAACTTCGGGCCGCCATGCCCCGCCTGCCCGACCTGCTGACGACCGCGAACCTATGTTGTGGCGTGGGCTCCATCCTCTTGGCCTCCCAAGGACAGCTAACACTGGCGTGTTGGCTGGTGTTCGCCGGGGCGGCCTTCGATGTGCTGGACGGGCTGGCCGCCAGGGCCCTGGGCGGGGGCAGCGAATTGGGCAAGCAACTGGACAGCCTGGCGGACATGGTCACCTTCGGGGTGGCACCGGCCTTCATCGTCTGGATGTTCGCTTCCAGTCCGATCGGCATCCTGGGGACCGCGATCCTCAGCCGGTTCATCGAGCCCGCGCCCGGTGAGCAGCAGTATCTGGTCGGCCTGGCGGCCATGGCACTATGCATCGCATCCTGCTGGCGGTTGGCCAGATTCAATGTCGACACGCGCCAAACCGGCGGCTTCCTCGGCCTGCCCACCCCGGCCAATGGCCTGTTCTGGGTGTCGCTCATCCTGGGCGTTTCCGGGGTGGCGGTCGTGGAAGGCCCGGGCCACGCAGGCATCATGCAGGTCCTGGACGATCTCCTGGCCAATCCCGCGGCCCTGTTCGCCCTGGCCATCGCCATGGCGGTCCTCATGCTTTCCTCCCTCCCCCTCGCCTCGCTCAAGTTCATGCACTACAGCTGGCGGGGCAACGAGGTCATCTATCTGCTCCTCGGCATTGGAGCGATGCTGGTGGTGCTGTACGGCATGCTGGCCGTTCCGCCGATCCTACTTTTGTACCTGCTCAGCCCGCTGTGGGGCAAGCTCTTTTCCAAAACCCTATGAAGAACTTCCGCGCCGCCATCGATGTGATGCCCCACGACAACCTGCTGGACCCCCAAGGCAAGGCCGTGACCGGCGCCATGGGCAATCTGGGCCTGCCGGAGATCAGCGGCGTGCGGATCGGCAAGCACATCACCCTGCATGTGGAGGCCAAGGACAAGAAGGCCGCCGAAGCCAAGGTGGACGAGGCCTGCAAGAAGTTGCTGGCCAACCAGGTGATGGAGAAGTACTCCTTCCTCGTTGAGGAAGTTGGAAGTTGAATGTTGGAGGTTGCGCGACCTCCAACTACCCCCGACCTTCAACCTCCAACAGGATCCTTCCGCCTCAACACAAAATTCCGCCCCAGGTACTTCTCCCGCACCTCAGGGTCACCGGCCAATTCCTCGGCGGTGCCCTGCTTCAGGATGCGGCCTTCGTAGAGCAGGTAGGCCCGGTCGGTGATGCTGAGGGTCTCCTGTACGTTGTGGTCGGTGATGAGGATGCCGATGTTCTTCTTCTTGAGCTTGGCCACGATGCCCTGGATGTCCTCCACGGCAATGGGGTCCACCCCGGCGAAGGGTTCATCCAATAGGATGAATCGCGGCTCGGTGGCCAGTGCGCGGGCGATCTCGGTGCGGCGTCGCTCGCCCCCGCTGAGCACATCGCCCATGTTCTTCCGCACATGCTGCAGCCCGAATTCGTCCAGCAGGCTTTCCAGCTTGGCGGCCTGGTCCGCCTTGCTCATTCCGGTCATCTCCAGGATCGCGCGGATGTTGTCCTCCACGCTCAGCTTGCGGAACACGCTGGCCTCCTGCGGCAGGTAGCCGATTCCCTTCTTGGCACGTTTGTACATGGGCAGGTCCGTGATGTCCTCCTCGTCCAGGTACACGTGGCCCTCGTTCGGTTTGATG is a window from the Flavobacteriales bacterium genome containing:
- the lptB gene encoding LPS export ABC transporter ATP-binding protein, whose protein sequence is MLHAKDLIKRYKRRTVVNGANVEVRQGEIVGLLGPNGAGKTTTFYMIVGLIKPNEGHVYLDEEDITDLPMYKRAKKGIGYLPQEASVFRKLSVEDNIRAILEMTGMSKADQAAKLESLLDEFGLQHVRKNMGDVLSGGERRRTEIARALATEPRFILLDEPFAGVDPIAVEDIQGIVAKLKKKNIGILITDHNVQETLSITDRAYLLYEGRILKQGTAEELAGDPEVREKYLGRNFVLRRKDPVGG
- a CDS encoding PorV/PorQ family protein — encoded protein: MLLITLPIGALAQSGGESSGGGLDAPKYSNEFLAIGVGARALGMGSAFTSVVNDVTSGYWNPAGILGVQGDLQVGVMHSEYFAGIAKYDYVGLARPIDSMSTIGITFIRFGIDNIPNTIDLIDPSGNIDYDRITSFSSADHAFLVTYARKLRVPGLRIGGNAKVIYRRVGQFGQAWGFGLDGGLQYDRDRWRFAAVARDVTGTFNAWSYTLDQRTVDVFMTTGNEIPENSVEVTLPRMMLGAAREFRFGEKFNLIAALDLENTFDGRRNTLIASDTWSCDPRVGLEVGYANVVYVRTGLSYFQYVTDITDRRQLTMQPNLGLGLKIKSVAIDYALTDIGDNSVALYSNIFSLRFDLFKRPAS
- a CDS encoding CDP-alcohol phosphatidyltransferase family protein, which produces MPRLPDLLTTANLCCGVGSILLASQGQLTLACWLVFAGAAFDVLDGLAARALGGGSELGKQLDSLADMVTFGVAPAFIVWMFASSPIGILGTAILSRFIEPAPGEQQYLVGLAAMALCIASCWRLARFNVDTRQTGGFLGLPTPANGLFWVSLILGVSGVAVVEGPGHAGIMQVLDDLLANPAALFALAIAMAVLMLSSLPLASLKFMHYSWRGNEVIYLLLGIGAMLVVLYGMLAVPPILLLYLLSPLWGKLFSKTL
- the purS gene encoding phosphoribosylformylglycinamidine synthase subunit PurS; protein product: MKNFRAAIDVMPHDNLLDPQGKAVTGAMGNLGLPEISGVRIGKHITLHVEAKDKKAAEAKVDEACKKLLANQVMEKYSFLVEEVGS